The Methanothrix soehngenii GP6 genome has a window encoding:
- a CDS encoding transposase translates to MMLQIKNRCNPIEPPAISSDGNDSYPEAMLETWGKSPEYAGRGRPPTRKQPQPGWRCLQVTKHRSGGRLIRITHRVVYGDPNEVPSFLGLNTAYVERTNLTSRQMNGRMVRKTLSFSKEEEMLKASCALEDMVYNYGRPLKSLREESNSDQRQWDPRSPAMAAGITDHIWTIDEMMMLLVVPESINA, encoded by the coding sequence ATGATGCTGCAAATAAAGAATCGCTGCAATCCGATTGAACCTCCTGCAATATCGAGCGACGGAAATGATAGTTATCCTGAAGCAATGCTTGAAACCTGGGGGAAGTCGCCTGAATACGCTGGCAGGGGAAGACCTCCAACTCGAAAACAACCGCAGCCTGGATGGAGATGTCTCCAGGTTACAAAGCATCGATCAGGTGGAAGATTGATTCGCATCACTCACAGAGTAGTCTATGGAGATCCTAACGAGGTACCAAGTTTTTTGGGATTGAATACCGCATATGTCGAAAGGACCAATCTAACTTCGAGACAAATGAATGGAAGAATGGTTCGAAAAACCTTATCATTCTCAAAAGAAGAGGAGATGCTTAAGGCTTCTTGTGCCTTGGAGGATATGGTTTATAACTATGGAAGACCTCTCAAATCCTTGCGAGAAGAATCCAATAGCGATCAAAGACAATGGGATCCCAGATCTCCAGCTATGGCAGCTGGCATAACTGATCATATCTGGACTATTGACGAGATGATGATGTTGCTAGTGGTTCCTGAAAGTATCAACGCATAA
- a CDS encoding ACT domain-containing protein, which produces MSEIKQVSLFVENRPGRTAKVAKTLSDAGVNIRALTIAEAGDFGVIRMVLDDAEKGYKVLKENAFTVSMTDVLAVEMKDQPGGLYEIVNTLGGNLVNVDYAYAFVTAKAQRAMLILRVDDIAKARKVLSDKNIKIATKEEIQAI; this is translated from the coding sequence ATGTCAGAGATAAAACAGGTTTCGCTCTTTGTGGAGAACCGGCCGGGAAGGACGGCAAAGGTTGCCAAGACGCTATCGGATGCCGGGGTGAACATCCGCGCCCTCACCATCGCCGAGGCAGGAGATTTCGGGGTCATTCGCATGGTCTTAGACGATGCTGAGAAGGGGTACAAGGTCCTGAAGGAGAACGCCTTTACCGTCTCCATGACCGATGTGCTGGCGGTGGAGATGAAGGATCAGCCCGGTGGCCTGTATGAGATCGTCAATACCCTGGGAGGGAATTTGGTGAATGTGGATTACGCCTATGCCTTCGTCACCGCCAAAGCGCAGAGAGCCATGCTCATCCTGCGGGTGGACGATATCGCCAAAGCCCGCAAGGTCCTGAGCGACAAGAACATCAAGATCGCCACCAAAGAGGAGATCCAGGCCATCTGA
- a CDS encoding phenylacetate--CoA ligase family protein: protein MSGYWDPHIERMPLEDLHSLQEDRLKFVVRYVYDHSAFYRQRFKEAGITPEDIKTLADVAKLPFTKKADLRDNYPTGMFSAPKNQVVRYHVSSGTTGKPTVVGYTRGDIETWSESLARALTSLGLSRDDVVQVGYGYGLFTGGLGLHYGAERMGAAVLPVGTGNTERQIELMQDLGTTAIACTPSYFLHIMEVAEKMGVSIRNDTQLKVGIFGAEPWSLETRKRIEANTGINAYDIYGTSEISGPLFTECQAKNGIHVWGDMFLTEVVDPDTGEPVAEGEQGELVFTTLHKFALPLIRYRIGDLSVMSNEVCECGRTHPRIMRIMGRTDDMLIIRGINVFPSQVESVLMRIPEVGDHWEIIVDRKGPLDMMTVRVELTESGFSDKIGDLMKLENKVSKELKGVLNIAAKVDLVEPGTIPRSMGKAKRVTDNRKV, encoded by the coding sequence ATGTCCGGTTACTGGGACCCTCATATTGAGCGCATGCCCCTTGAGGACCTGCATTCCCTTCAGGAGGACAGGCTCAAGTTCGTAGTGCGCTATGTGTACGACCACTCCGCCTTCTACCGGCAGAGGTTCAAAGAGGCAGGCATAACGCCAGAGGATATCAAGACCCTGGCAGATGTGGCGAAACTGCCTTTCACCAAAAAGGCAGATCTGCGAGACAACTATCCCACAGGCATGTTCAGCGCCCCCAAAAATCAGGTGGTGCGCTACCATGTTTCCAGCGGCACGACGGGCAAGCCGACGGTGGTCGGCTACACCAGGGGCGATATCGAGACCTGGTCTGAGTCGCTGGCCAGGGCGCTGACATCCTTGGGGCTCTCCCGGGATGACGTGGTCCAGGTGGGATACGGCTACGGCCTTTTCACCGGCGGCCTGGGGCTGCACTATGGCGCAGAGCGTATGGGCGCTGCCGTCCTGCCCGTCGGCACGGGCAACACCGAGCGGCAGATCGAGCTGATGCAGGACCTGGGCACCACAGCCATCGCCTGCACACCATCTTATTTCCTGCACATCATGGAGGTGGCAGAGAAGATGGGCGTCTCCATCAGGAACGATACCCAGCTTAAGGTGGGCATCTTCGGGGCGGAGCCCTGGTCTCTTGAGACCCGCAAGAGAATCGAGGCTAATACGGGAATCAATGCCTATGACATCTACGGGACGAGCGAGATCTCAGGGCCTCTTTTCACCGAATGCCAGGCGAAGAACGGCATCCACGTCTGGGGAGATATGTTCCTCACCGAGGTGGTGGATCCGGATACCGGCGAGCCGGTAGCTGAGGGGGAACAGGGTGAGCTGGTCTTCACCACCCTGCACAAGTTCGCCCTGCCGCTCATCCGCTATAGAATTGGCGACCTCTCCGTAATGAGCAACGAGGTCTGTGAGTGCGGCCGAACCCACCCGCGTATCATGAGGATCATGGGCCGGACGGACGACATGCTCATCATCCGGGGAATCAACGTCTTCCCCAGCCAGGTGGAGTCGGTGCTGATGAGAATTCCCGAGGTGGGAGACCACTGGGAGATAATCGTCGACCGCAAGGGGCCTTTGGATATGATGACCGTGCGCGTCGAGCTGACAGAGTCCGGCTTCTCGGATAAGATCGGCGACCTGATGAAGCTGGAGAACAAGGTCTCCAAGGAGCTGAAAGGTGTGCTGAACATAGCGGCAAAGGTGGATCTGGTGGAGCCCGGAACCATCCCCCGATCCATGGGCAAGGCCAAGAGAGTGACAGACAACAGAAAGGTTTAG
- a CDS encoding HD domain-containing protein — translation MTEVRDPVHGYVKLEGLALEIANTPQMQRLRWIKQLGLANLVYPGANHTRFEHSLGAYHMAFHLTDHLGLDEDDRLLVGAAALLHDVGHGPLSHATESALAPFLRTEHESVIEILKKGELGEVLDRHGLKPTDIQSFIHGQDKGQIVSGEIDVDRMDYLIRDAHYTGVAYGVIDRLRLLQKMTLHQGQLAVEAGGVQAATSLLISRLLMHPAVYYHHVCRISECMISSGIRRMIEDGISSAAKVKEMDDIQLFTALEIADGYPAEMASRIRSRKLFKRAVYVDLESLEPSLQRVSEKIIAQEIAAEAGMDPGSILVDNPPLPDSSEGNFPALVGEETRPLRMVSPLVSILERAQRATWRFGVYAPAELRDDVAKAARRCLNLKKSTVQHTFSDIHNDYL, via the coding sequence ATGACAGAGGTCCGAGATCCGGTGCACGGCTACGTCAAGCTGGAGGGCCTGGCCCTGGAGATTGCCAATACCCCTCAGATGCAGAGGCTCCGCTGGATCAAGCAGCTGGGCCTGGCAAACCTGGTCTATCCCGGGGCCAACCACACCCGTTTCGAGCACAGCCTGGGAGCCTACCATATGGCTTTTCACCTCACCGATCACCTCGGCCTGGATGAGGATGATCGCTTGCTTGTGGGCGCTGCCGCCCTCCTGCACGACGTAGGCCACGGCCCCCTCTCTCATGCCACAGAGTCAGCCCTGGCCCCCTTTCTGAGAACAGAGCACGAGAGCGTCATCGAGATTCTGAAAAAAGGAGAGCTGGGGGAGGTGTTGGATAGACACGGCCTCAAGCCAACCGATATCCAATCCTTCATCCACGGCCAGGACAAAGGCCAGATCGTGAGCGGCGAGATCGATGTCGACCGCATGGACTACCTGATCCGGGACGCCCACTATACCGGCGTGGCCTATGGGGTGATAGACCGGCTGAGACTATTGCAGAAGATGACCCTTCACCAGGGCCAGCTGGCGGTGGAAGCTGGTGGGGTGCAGGCAGCAACGTCGCTTCTCATCTCCCGGCTGCTCATGCACCCCGCGGTCTACTACCATCACGTCTGCCGCATATCCGAGTGCATGATCTCCTCAGGAATCAGAAGGATGATTGAAGATGGCATCTCCAGCGCCGCAAAGGTGAAGGAGATGGACGACATCCAGCTTTTCACCGCTCTGGAGATAGCGGACGGCTATCCCGCAGAGATGGCCTCTCGCATAAGATCTCGCAAGCTATTCAAAAGAGCGGTCTATGTGGATCTGGAAAGCCTGGAGCCCTCGCTGCAGAGGGTAAGCGAGAAGATCATCGCTCAGGAGATAGCTGCGGAGGCAGGAATGGATCCGGGCAGCATCTTGGTGGACAATCCACCCCTGCCCGATAGCTCTGAAGGCAATTTTCCCGCCCTGGTCGGGGAAGAGACCAGACCCCTGCGAATGGTCTCCCCCCTGGTCAGCATCCTGGAGAGAGCCCAGAGGGCCACCTGGCGATTCGGCGTCTACGCCCCAGCGGAATTGAGGGATGATGTGGCAAAAGCTGCCAGAAGGTGCTTGAACCTGAAGAAGAGCACTGTGCAGCATACATTCTCAGACATCCATAACGATTACCTTTAA
- a CDS encoding transposase-like zinc-binding domain-containing protein has protein sequence MKAGRLAIAGSFCWNKDCPDYGKVDHGNIVRYGRTSKGTQRLKCKTCGRVFVGNKGTIFYGLHHSPKEILECLAMLAERNSLAAIHRVKGIKEETIVDWLRKASAHVEEIEALLLANYHLTRVQLDAMWTYVGHKGEKATILKRSIEAHSGEVPR, from the coding sequence ATGAAGGCAGGTAGACTGGCAATTGCTGGTTCGTTTTGCTGGAATAAAGACTGTCCTGACTATGGCAAAGTGGATCACGGAAACATAGTCCGATACGGCCGCACTTCCAAGGGCACGCAACGTTTGAAATGCAAAACATGTGGCAGAGTATTTGTAGGAAATAAAGGGACTATCTTTTATGGCCTGCATCACAGCCCAAAAGAGATCCTCGAATGTCTGGCTATGCTTGCGGAAAGAAATAGCCTTGCCGCCATCCATAGAGTGAAAGGAATAAAGGAAGAGACTATTGTGGATTGGCTTCGCAAAGCATCGGCTCATGTTGAAGAGATTGAGGCTTTGCTTCTGGCTAACTACCATCTGACCCGAGTTCAGCTCGATGCGATGTGGACCTATGTAGGACATAAGGGGGAAAAAGCAACCATCCTGAAGAGGTCGATCGAGGCACATTCTGGCGAGGTACCGCGATAG
- a CDS encoding MFS transporter translates to MGSGSTELKAEYKDKEQESGSKNRYIVLVLVLTGVLMAVLDGSVVSIALPTITEHFRVSIAESQMIMTAYLVTITSLLLIFGKVAERVGKARLFMLGLALFTSSSLACGISTSLEMLVLCRIFQATGGAMMFSISAAIIFLAFPKSEQGRAMGYIGSTVAIGSILGPTLGGFIVDLLGWSYIFLINVPIGIVQLLLSARYLRIEETRSKSLEVDWIGGLTLIALIVSMMTFLGQLSYGFAPTPPILLLALIFVLSFFGFIINESRQKSPLLDLSIFRYRMFVLPSISMILFFVANLMITVLGPFYFEGVRGYTASQVGLIFLIVPAITVFGAPLTGAVYDRHQFRYLAALGMSIMALSMIALGFLAMSTANDIRQLLICFVFMGLGAAFFQSPNNTELMRSLPVSKINIASSFTATIRNLGMALGVSLSGLLVSLQMAQAGYYGTISDAGPAILASSISRVMMIAGGLCIISAIVAIYRGSKMK, encoded by the coding sequence ATGGGATCCGGCTCAACAGAACTGAAGGCAGAATATAAGGATAAAGAACAGGAATCGGGCAGCAAGAACCGCTACATCGTCCTGGTTTTAGTCCTGACCGGCGTCCTGATGGCCGTTCTCGATGGCTCAGTGGTCAGCATCGCCCTGCCCACCATAACCGAGCACTTCCGGGTGTCCATCGCCGAGTCCCAGATGATAATGACCGCCTATCTGGTGACGATCACGAGCTTGCTTTTGATATTCGGGAAGGTGGCTGAGCGGGTGGGAAAGGCCAGGCTCTTCATGCTGGGTCTGGCCCTCTTCACCTCTAGCTCTCTTGCCTGCGGCATCTCCACCAGCCTGGAGATGCTGGTCTTATGCCGGATCTTTCAGGCTACTGGAGGGGCGATGATGTTCTCCATAAGCGCGGCGATAATATTCCTCGCCTTTCCCAAGAGCGAGCAGGGCCGGGCCATGGGCTACATCGGATCGACGGTGGCCATTGGCAGCATCCTGGGGCCAACTCTGGGAGGCTTCATCGTGGACCTCTTGGGCTGGAGCTACATCTTTCTGATCAACGTGCCCATAGGCATAGTCCAGCTCCTCCTCTCTGCCAGATACCTGAGAATCGAGGAGACGAGATCCAAGAGCCTGGAGGTGGACTGGATAGGCGGCCTGACCCTGATCGCGCTCATCGTCTCCATGATGACATTTCTTGGCCAGCTCTCTTATGGCTTTGCCCCGACGCCGCCCATACTCCTCTTGGCCTTGATCTTTGTCCTATCCTTCTTCGGATTCATAATCAACGAGTCCAGGCAGAAGTCACCCCTGCTGGACCTTTCCATCTTCCGCTACCGGATGTTTGTCCTGCCCAGCATCAGCATGATCCTCTTTTTCGTGGCCAACCTGATGATAACCGTCCTCGGGCCGTTCTATTTTGAGGGGGTGAGGGGCTATACTGCTTCGCAGGTGGGACTGATCTTTCTTATCGTCCCGGCCATCACCGTCTTCGGAGCGCCCCTGACCGGTGCCGTATACGACAGGCACCAGTTCAGGTACCTGGCAGCTCTGGGAATGTCGATCATGGCCCTCTCCATGATCGCTCTGGGATTCCTGGCGATGAGCACGGCGAACGATATCAGACAGCTCTTGATCTGCTTCGTCTTCATGGGGTTGGGTGCCGCGTTCTTCCAGAGCCCCAACAATACCGAGCTGATGAGGTCCCTGCCCGTCTCCAAGATCAACATCGCCTCCAGCTTCACCGCCACCATCAGAAACCTGGGAATGGCACTTGGTGTCTCCCTCTCCGGCCTTCTGGTCTCGCTGCAGATGGCCCAGGCCGGTTACTATGGGACCATATCCGATGCCGGCCCTGCGATCCTCGCAAGCAGCATAAGCCGTGTGATGATGATCGCAGGGGGCTTATGTATTATAAGCGCCATTGTGGCCATATATAGAGGATCGAAAATGAAATAA